The Flaviramulus sp. BrNp1-15 genome has a window encoding:
- a CDS encoding alkylphosphonate utilization protein, with protein sequence MSVLQTLKDRSKNTCELCKSTEALSQYTIPPSLNENVANDVLVCKTCLDQIEGHVNMDANHWRCLNDSMWSEHVAVQIMAWRLLQRLRNEGWPKDLLDMMYLDDEALALARATGEHEDAANKIIHRDVNGVILEAGDNVVLIKDLKVKGSSMVAKQGTAVRNIRLDHENDKYIEGKVGAQQIVIITDFVKKT encoded by the coding sequence ATGAGTGTTCTACAAACCTTAAAAGACCGAAGCAAAAATACTTGCGAACTTTGTAAATCTACAGAAGCTTTAAGTCAATATACCATTCCACCATCATTAAATGAAAATGTTGCTAACGATGTTTTAGTATGTAAAACCTGTTTAGATCAAATAGAAGGTCATGTAAATATGGATGCAAACCATTGGCGTTGTTTAAACGATAGTATGTGGAGTGAGCATGTTGCGGTTCAAATAATGGCTTGGAGACTGTTACAAAGACTTCGTAATGAAGGTTGGCCAAAAGATTTGTTAGATATGATGTATTTAGATGATGAAGCATTAGCATTAGCAAGAGCTACTGGAGAGCATGAAGACGCGGCTAATAAAATAATTCATAGGGATGTAAATGGTGTTATTTTAGAAGCTGGAGATAATGTTGTACTTATTAAAGATTTAAAAGTAAAAGGTTCTAGTATGGTAGCTAAACAAGGTACAGCAGTAAGAAATATTCGTTTAGATCATGAAAATGATAAGTATATTGAAGGTAAAGTAGGAGCGCAGCAAATTGTTATTATTACAGATTTTGTTAAAAAAACTTAA
- a CDS encoding DUF4440 domain-containing protein, whose protein sequence is MKKLIIILCLFSLFNGYSQSDDEADKKEIQKILKKQRLAWSDNNLEKFMEGYWKSDSLKFYGANGITYGWENTLERYQKAYPTKDHTGKLSFKINDISKISEDAYYVLGEYHIKREVGNADGIFMIIFKKINGEWKIIADTST, encoded by the coding sequence ATGAAAAAACTAATTATAATACTTTGCTTATTTTCTTTATTTAACGGCTACTCTCAAAGTGATGACGAAGCAGATAAAAAAGAAATTCAAAAAATATTAAAAAAGCAAAGGTTGGCTTGGTCTGATAATAATCTGGAAAAATTCATGGAAGGCTACTGGAAAAGTGATTCTCTTAAATTTTATGGTGCCAACGGCATAACCTACGGTTGGGAAAACACATTGGAACGCTATCAAAAAGCATATCCTACTAAAGACCATACTGGTAAACTAAGTTTTAAAATAAATGACATTTCTAAAATTAGTGAAGACGCTTATTACGTTCTTGGAGAATATCACATAAAACGAGAGGTTGGAAATGCAGACGGTATTTTTATGATTATTTTCAAGAAGATTAATGGTGAGTGGAAAATTATTGCTGATACCTCTACTTAA
- a CDS encoding STAS domain-containing protein, which yields MDLKITNCNNFYKVKGTLNRNNVKMFQNEFENIFEKVTNLTISVQDIESMDKYGVNAIAKLHQEALSKNKRLSIIGFGCKDLYDHFKTETAA from the coding sequence ATGGACTTAAAAATTACCAATTGCAATAACTTTTATAAAGTTAAAGGAACTCTTAACAGAAATAATGTTAAGATGTTTCAAAATGAATTCGAAAATATTTTTGAAAAAGTAACTAACCTTACCATAAGTGTTCAAGATATTGAAAGTATGGACAAATATGGTGTAAATGCAATTGCTAAACTTCATCAGGAAGCTTTAAGTAAAAACAAAAGGCTATCTATTATAGGTTTTGGATGTAAAGATTTATACGATCATTTTAAAACTGAAACAGCTGCATAA
- a CDS encoding DUF4407 domain-containing protein has product MLKRFFIICSGADSDILENCSSGEQNKYAGIGATVFFTAVMAFIAASYALYTVFDNFYTAIFFGLIWGLLIFNLDRYIVSTIKKTGNVIDELIQASPRILLAVIIALVISKPLELKIFEKEINQVLLEQKNEMTLTNKTQIAEQFTPNIDALKNEITSLQNNVDTKEAEVNALYDTYISEAEGTAGTKLLGKGPVYKEKREKHDAALAELQQLKTENKAKIKAIESQIGLLESDYETKVETTQPIINNFDGLMARVNALGKLPWLPSLFIFLLFLAIETSPIFAKLLSPKGTYDFKLEDQETAVKTNVLQNKNQREAMLKTDHAINDRIYSDIETEDELYTYKRKKAREIMQLQADAFYKKQKNAL; this is encoded by the coding sequence ATGTTAAAGCGATTCTTCATTATTTGCTCTGGAGCAGATTCCGATATTTTAGAGAACTGTTCTTCTGGAGAACAAAATAAATATGCTGGTATTGGTGCCACTGTTTTTTTTACAGCGGTTATGGCATTTATAGCAGCAAGCTATGCTCTTTACACTGTTTTTGACAATTTTTATACCGCTATTTTTTTCGGCCTTATTTGGGGTTTACTTATTTTTAATTTAGACCGTTATATCGTTTCAACCATTAAAAAAACAGGTAATGTTATAGATGAATTGATTCAAGCATCACCAAGAATACTATTGGCTGTTATTATTGCTTTAGTAATCTCAAAACCCTTAGAGTTAAAGATTTTTGAAAAAGAAATTAATCAGGTGTTACTTGAGCAAAAAAACGAAATGACTTTAACCAACAAAACTCAAATAGCAGAACAATTTACACCAAATATTGATGCACTAAAAAATGAAATAACGAGCTTACAGAACAATGTAGACACAAAAGAAGCTGAAGTAAATGCATTATATGACACCTACATATCTGAAGCTGAAGGAACAGCCGGAACCAAACTTTTGGGAAAGGGACCTGTGTATAAGGAAAAACGAGAAAAACATGATGCTGCTTTAGCAGAATTACAACAACTTAAAACAGAAAACAAAGCTAAAATCAAAGCCATTGAATCTCAAATTGGTCTATTAGAAAGTGACTATGAAACAAAAGTTGAAACCACTCAACCTATCATTAATAATTTTGATGGTTTAATGGCCCGCGTTAATGCCTTAGGCAAATTACCTTGGTTACCTTCGCTTTTTATATTTCTTTTATTTTTAGCTATTGAAACCTCTCCTATTTTCGCAAAACTTCTTTCTCCAAAAGGGACATACGATTTTAAACTTGAAGACCAAGAAACTGCTGTAAAAACAAATGTGCTTCAAAATAAAAATCAACGTGAAGCTATGCTAAAAACAGATCACGCCATAAACGATCGCATCTATAGCGATATAGAAACCGAAGACGAACTATACACTTACAAGCGTAAAAAAGCGAGAGAAATTATGCAATTACAAGCAGATGCCTTTTATAAAAAACAAAAAAATGCCTTATAG
- a CDS encoding M56 family metallopeptidase: protein MLIYLLKSSACLAIFMLFYKLCLEKTSAHTFKRFYLIAVIIISFCIPFITFTEYVETESLNLASNTEFNNIILTNNNEGKSFKGYLPSILGSIYILGVILFSFRFFKNLYHLFQKIKSNPKFKKQKYINVLLLDLIHPHTFFNYIFLNKTKYEHNLIPNEVLLHEQTHAKQKHALDILFIEVLQILFWFNPLLYFIKKDIKLNHEFLADQAVINKGFNTKKYQQLLLAFSSNASDNSLSNAINYSLIKKRFTVMKTKTSKTTLRLRSLIILPLLAILIYSFSGKVIIEKNSIDNKIISSQQKATAKQIAEYNTLAKKYNAQPENKRVIKLEDIKRLEYLYSLMSKAQKENAEPFPNCPPPPPPPPLPLTKTNSGMSPEFLKTKKEFEEKGNKYGKAVSLYLKEKKGNQSELKAMYTEVMELYEIYNDLANKENLLVPPPPPPAPKEPGAPEINDVPPPPPPKSPLDYVIDMAKKGAKFYYKGKEISSDKAIDLTKKNKDLNISTKTKNGLSIVKIKT, encoded by the coding sequence ATGCTAATTTATTTATTAAAATCCAGTGCATGTTTAGCAATATTTATGTTGTTTTACAAACTATGTTTAGAAAAAACTAGTGCACATACGTTTAAACGTTTTTACTTAATTGCGGTTATCATAATTTCATTTTGTATTCCTTTTATAACATTTACTGAATATGTTGAAACTGAATCTTTAAATCTTGCTTCTAATACAGAATTTAATAATATAATACTTACTAATAACAATGAAGGCAAATCATTTAAAGGTTATTTACCATCTATACTTGGGAGTATTTATATTTTAGGAGTCATTTTGTTCTCATTTCGATTCTTTAAAAACCTTTATCATTTATTTCAAAAAATTAAATCAAACCCAAAATTTAAAAAACAAAAATATATTAATGTTTTATTGCTCGATTTAATACATCCACACACCTTTTTCAACTACATATTTTTAAATAAAACGAAATATGAGCACAATCTTATTCCGAACGAAGTTTTGTTGCATGAGCAAACTCATGCAAAACAAAAACACGCATTAGATATTCTATTTATTGAAGTGCTTCAAATACTATTCTGGTTTAACCCATTATTATATTTTATAAAAAAAGACATTAAGTTAAACCATGAGTTTTTAGCAGATCAAGCTGTTATAAACAAAGGCTTTAACACAAAAAAATATCAACAATTATTATTGGCATTCTCATCAAATGCTTCTGATAATTCTTTGTCAAATGCCATAAATTATTCATTAATCAAAAAACGTTTTACAGTTATGAAAACAAAAACATCAAAAACAACACTTAGGCTTCGAAGTCTTATTATTTTGCCTTTATTAGCTATTTTAATCTATAGTTTCAGTGGTAAGGTTATCATAGAAAAGAATTCAATCGATAATAAAATCATTTCTAGCCAGCAAAAAGCAACCGCAAAACAAATTGCAGAATATAATACACTTGCCAAAAAGTATAATGCACAACCAGAAAACAAACGTGTTATTAAACTTGAAGACATTAAACGCTTAGAGTATTTATATAGCTTAATGAGTAAAGCACAAAAAGAAAACGCAGAACCATTTCCAAATTGCCCTCCACCGCCACCTCCACCACCATTACCCCTTACAAAAACTAACAGTGGAATGTCCCCAGAATTCTTAAAAACAAAAAAAGAGTTTGAAGAAAAAGGAAATAAATATGGTAAGGCAGTAAGCCTTTACTTAAAAGAAAAGAAAGGCAATCAATCTGAACTAAAGGCCATGTATACTGAGGTTATGGAGTTGTATGAAATATATAATGACTTAGCCAATAAAGAAAATCTTTTAGTTCCTCCACCACCGCCTCCTGCTCCAAAAGAGCCAGGTGCTCCAGAAATTAATGATGTTCCGCCACCGCCACCGCCAAAATCACCTTTGGATTATGTAATTGATATGGCGAAAAAAGGTGCTAAATTTTATTATAAAGGAAAAGAAATATCATCAGATAAAGCTATAGATTTAACTAAAAAAAATAAAGACTTAAACATATCTACAAAAACAAAGAATGGTTTAAGCATAGTGAAAATTAAAACTTAA